One Ktedonobacteraceae bacterium genomic window carries:
- a CDS encoding HAMP domain-containing sensor histidine kinase → MNQHHSIVKSQKQRSALGYLIGVPLTFAFRFIQRVLNLLLSGFIISIYRLWGKVSPSHTNKQPPQNYTIEPVKEDLELRQATELEDQFITVASHELRTPMTTISGHTQLLLRRLARHKELSPEMAVIRTALESIDGQTRRLNAVVNELLELSNIRAGNIGLHRETCNLSDICHQVVEQEMLLSNRKITLIAPTTPILLQADSNRMHNLIINLVNNALKYSSPASPVEVYLSRLENTVLVKVRDFGTGIPEDQQARVFEPFYRGPDLQASPHGGLGLGLTICKEIVDRHGGQIWCESQEGSGSTFFVELPLLST, encoded by the coding sequence ATGAATCAACATCATTCAATTGTGAAATCCCAGAAGCAGCGCTCAGCACTCGGATACTTGATCGGAGTGCCGCTTACCTTTGCATTCCGGTTCATACAGCGTGTACTCAACCTGCTGCTCTCAGGATTTATCATCTCCATCTACCGCTTGTGGGGAAAAGTATCTCCTTCTCACACGAACAAGCAGCCGCCTCAAAACTATACTATTGAACCCGTTAAGGAAGATTTGGAGCTCCGGCAGGCGACCGAACTGGAAGATCAGTTCATCACGGTCGCGTCGCACGAGTTGAGAACGCCTATGACCACCATCAGCGGGCATACCCAGTTGCTCTTGCGGCGTTTAGCGCGTCATAAAGAACTCTCGCCCGAAATGGCAGTAATTCGCACTGCGCTAGAGAGTATCGATGGTCAGACCCGCCGCCTGAACGCTGTAGTGAATGAATTGCTCGAACTGAGTAATATTCGTGCTGGAAACATCGGACTACACAGGGAGACGTGTAACCTTTCAGATATCTGCCACCAGGTCGTTGAACAAGAGATGCTCCTTTCAAACCGCAAAATCACCTTGATTGCCCCAACGACGCCCATTCTGCTGCAGGCCGATTCTAATAGGATGCACAACCTGATCATCAATTTAGTGAACAACGCCCTGAAATACTCTTCGCCTGCAAGCCCGGTCGAAGTCTACCTATCCCGACTTGAGAATACCGTACTCGTCAAAGTTCGCGATTTTGGAACAGGCATTCCAGAGGACCAGCAAGCGCGAGTCTTCGAGCCTTTTTATCGCGGTCCAGACCTGCAGGCATCACCGCATGGCGGCCTTGGGCTGGGCCTTACCATTTGCAAAGAGATCGTGGATCGTCACGGCGGCCAAATCTGGTGTGAATCGCAGGAAGGCAGCGGCAGTACGTTTTTCGTTGAGCTTCCATTGCTTTCAACATAA
- a CDS encoding acetyl-CoA carboxylase biotin carboxylase subunit: MFKKLLVANRGEIAVRIMATCREMGVQTVAVYSDADRHMRHVELADEAYYIGPAPATQSYLRIDTMIDVAKKSGAEAIHPGYGFLSENADFAEACERAGIIFVGPPAAAMRLMGSKISARQLAQSVGVPTVPGYNGESQDDEILMREARRIGFPLLIKAAAGGGGKGMREVYEASDFMDQLAGARREALASFGDATVFLERLVLQPRHIEIQVLGDTFGNLIHLGERECSIQRRHQKIIEESPSVALTAALREEMGETAVRLAKAAGYVNAGTLEFMLDTEKQYYFLEMNTRLQVEHPVTELVTGFDLVRHQLLIAAGEPLAIRQQEVHPRGHAIETRLYAEDPDHNFIPSTGTVTRFIQPRGPGIRVDSGIRSGDEITQFYDPMIAKLIVYGEDRAAAIARLQDALEQTTVFGVKTNAQLLLAIAKNKDFQEGQTYTNFLEASGLMKEGIFQQEARLDLLKRVLQAAALYEVAGAVKESDAYNHHANPWLALGPWRMFGEIRHVVYEYQGEARRLALWQDREDNGAWNVQVDDGPAEKITCAFDNEGFVLLRQGNAQTHAYVQRNEREMQVALGGYIYRLGRRRPPDVNTAGHGGGAGHAQEALTAPMAGTIVKVQVKEGDTVEQRQVLVILSAMKMEHTIVAPYKGKVSRIHYTEGDVVQGGAVIVEME, translated from the coding sequence ATGTTCAAGAAACTATTGGTTGCGAACCGGGGCGAAATAGCTGTTCGCATCATGGCGACGTGCCGTGAAATGGGGGTACAGACCGTCGCGGTTTATTCAGACGCCGACCGTCATATGCGCCATGTAGAGCTGGCGGATGAGGCGTATTACATCGGCCCGGCGCCGGCCACGCAAAGTTACCTGCGCATAGATACGATGATCGATGTTGCGAAAAAAAGTGGCGCTGAAGCTATTCATCCCGGCTACGGGTTCCTTTCCGAAAATGCCGATTTCGCCGAAGCATGCGAGCGGGCCGGCATCATTTTTGTTGGTCCGCCCGCGGCTGCGATGCGTTTGATGGGATCAAAGATTTCGGCCCGGCAGCTGGCGCAATCGGTTGGTGTGCCTACTGTTCCCGGTTATAACGGTGAAAGCCAGGATGATGAGATATTGATGCGCGAGGCGCGGCGCATTGGTTTTCCCCTGCTCATCAAGGCGGCAGCGGGTGGAGGGGGCAAGGGGATGCGCGAGGTATATGAGGCCTCGGATTTCATGGATCAACTGGCGGGGGCGAGACGAGAGGCTCTGGCATCGTTTGGCGACGCCACCGTCTTTCTCGAACGCCTGGTATTACAGCCACGGCATATCGAAATACAGGTGCTTGGTGATACTTTTGGCAATCTCATTCACCTGGGTGAGCGCGAATGCTCGATCCAGCGCCGTCACCAGAAGATTATCGAGGAGAGTCCATCGGTTGCGTTGACGGCGGCACTGCGCGAGGAAATGGGAGAGACTGCCGTCCGTCTTGCCAAAGCCGCGGGGTATGTGAACGCGGGCACGCTTGAGTTCATGCTCGATACCGAAAAGCAGTACTATTTTCTTGAAATGAATACACGCCTGCAGGTTGAACATCCGGTGACCGAGCTGGTTACAGGCTTCGACCTTGTGCGGCACCAGTTGCTGATTGCCGCGGGCGAGCCATTAGCCATCCGGCAGCAAGAGGTTCATCCGCGCGGCCATGCGATAGAAACCCGCCTGTACGCCGAAGACCCCGACCATAACTTTATCCCTTCGACCGGCACAGTGACGCGATTTATACAGCCGCGGGGACCTGGTATTCGCGTCGATAGCGGCATCCGCAGCGGAGATGAGATCACGCAGTTTTACGATCCCATGATCGCCAAGTTGATCGTCTACGGCGAAGACCGTGCGGCGGCCATCGCGCGTTTGCAAGATGCATTGGAGCAGACGACCGTTTTCGGCGTCAAGACGAATGCCCAATTGCTGCTCGCCATTGCTAAAAATAAGGACTTTCAAGAAGGCCAGACCTATACGAACTTTCTGGAAGCATCCGGGTTGATGAAGGAGGGTATTTTCCAGCAGGAGGCGCGGTTAGACCTGTTGAAGCGGGTGCTGCAAGCGGCGGCATTATATGAAGTCGCGGGCGCGGTAAAAGAAAGCGATGCGTATAACCATCACGCGAATCCCTGGCTGGCGCTTGGACCATGGCGCATGTTTGGGGAGATCAGGCATGTTGTCTATGAATACCAGGGAGAGGCGCGCAGGCTGGCTTTATGGCAAGATAGAGAGGATAATGGAGCCTGGAACGTGCAAGTAGATGACGGGCCGGCGGAGAAGATCACCTGCGCTTTTGACAATGAGGGCTTTGTGCTGTTGCGACAGGGTAACGCGCAAACGCATGCCTATGTGCAGCGCAATGAACGTGAGATGCAGGTTGCCCTTGGAGGGTATATATATCGTCTTGGTCGCCGTCGTCCGCCGGATGTAAATACAGCAGGACATGGCGGCGGAGCCGGGCACGCGCAGGAAGCGCTTACCGCGCCCATGGCAGGCACAATCGTCAAGGTGCAGGTAAAGGAAGGGGATACAGTTGAACAGCGCCAGGTGCTGGTGATCCTGAGCGCTATGAAGATGGAGCATACAATCGTGGCTCCCTATAAGGGCAAAGTTAGTCGCATACATTACACGGAAGGCGACGTGGTTCAGGGTGGGGCCGTTATTGTGGAAATGGAATAA